The following proteins come from a genomic window of Drosophila sulfurigaster albostrigata strain 15112-1811.04 chromosome X, ASM2355843v2, whole genome shotgun sequence:
- the LOC133848663 gene encoding bromodomain-containing protein DDB_G0280777-like → MEVKCSTLNPEAKVFEPRSGNVFTDDETWKDQNEAFDQQQQQQQQPLAMQPQTQPQYFWVPVDQQSAMNGVYLHVYPTLTTAAATAQQSPTGTVYYPQQSGDQVFYPQQQQQQPQVIYQQVAAPQPQTAEPNALPTYQQQCPLANAYQQQEQEQQNLASEATQQVFLPPSSTSTSASSYQQVPQVYQALPQHITQQIAQQLPQALPQQLTQQMTQQIPQQLPQQMPQQLPQQLPQQMPQQMPQQLPQQLPQQLPQSMSQQVPQLLPMQQQLPQQLSQQLPQSLPQSIPQSIPQSMPQSLPQSLPQSLPQSLPQSLPQSLPQSLPQSLPQSLPPTVPIYQSMPLPYVVAPTADGAQLKQGFLSSSKHRQQPPSPSAYEQPQVLQVPQQQQQPQHFYQQQPPLQTISHVYWNQVILSTMLSILLDERQPLCYAYILRKLSLRLCCHEELMKRLVPYIMYEAASKGYVRRVDGNFILATSLLDNEPKMH, encoded by the exons ATGGAAGTCAAATGTTCCACACTCAATCCGGAAGCGAAAGTTTTTGAGCCACGCTCTGGCAATGTGTTCACTGATGATGAAACGTGGAAGGATCAGAATGAGGCATTtgatcagcagcaacaacagcagcagcaaccacttGCAATGCAGCCACAAACGCAACCACAATACTTTTGGGTGCCAGTTGATCAGCAATCGGCTATGAATGGCGTCTATTTGCATGTCTATCCAACactaacaacagcagcagcaacagcacagcaATCGCCAACTGGCACCGTTTACTATCCACAGCAATCTGGCGATCAAGTCTTCTatccacaacagcagcaacaacagccacaggtTATCTATCAGCAAGTGGCAGCCCCACAGCCACAGACGGCAGAACCGAATGCTCTGCCAACTTATCAGCAGCAGTGTCCACTGGCCAATGCCTatcagcagcaagagcaagaacAACAGAATTTAGCATCGGAAGCAACTCAGCAGGTTTTTCTGCCGCCttcgtcgacgtcgacgtctgCGTCAAGCTATCAGCAAGTGCCGCAAGTCTATCAGGCGCTGCCACAGCACATAACCCAACAAATAGCTCAACAGTTGCCCCAAGCATTGCCACAGCAGTTAACACAACAAATGACTCAACAAATACCTCAGCAGTTGCCTCAACAAATGCCTCAACAGTTGCCTCAACAGTTGCCTCAACAAATGCCTCAACAAATGCCTCAACAGTTGCCTCAACAGTTGCCTCAACAATTGCCCCAATCGATGTCACAGCAAGTGCCACAACTATTGCCtatgcaacagcaattgccaCAGCAATTAAGTCAACAGTTGCCCCAATCGCTGCCTCAATCAATACCTCAATCAATACCTCAATCGATGCCTCAATCACTGCCTCAATCACTACCTCAATCGCTGCCTCAATCGCTGCCCCAATCGCTGCCTCAATCGCTGC CCCAATCGCTGCCTCAATCGCTGCCCCAATCGCTGCCTCCGACCGTGCCCATCTATCAGAGCATGCCACTGCCTTATGTGGTTGCCCCCACAGCTGATGGAGCTCAGTTGAAGCAAGGCTTTCTCTCCTCATCGAAGCATCGCCAGCAGCCGCCATCGCCGTCAGCTTACGAGCAGCCACAAGTGTTGCAagtgccacaacaacaacaacaaccacagcacttctatcaacagcagccgccATTGCAGACCATTTCGCATGTGTATTGGAACCAGGTGATCTTGTCCACCATGTTGTCCATTCTGTTGGACGAGAGACAACCTCTTTGCTACGCTTACATTCTGCGCAAATTGTCGTTGCGTCTCTGTTGCCACGAGGAGCTGATGAAGCGTCTCGTTCCCTACATCATGTACGAGGCAGCCAGCAAGGGTTATGTGCGTCGTGTCGatggcaatttcattttggccACAAGTCTCCTCGACAACGAGCCAAAGATGCACTAA
- the LOC133848806 gene encoding protein aubergine-like, protein MKTAGKRLSHWLAVGLLRLKLMGAPWMIELPRNGLMTVGSDVCHSSKSKNKSYGAFVATIDMKSSTRYFSSVTEHMKGQELSNQILMNMTCALKAYREHHGSLSDRILFFGDCVGDSQLNQRRPGVFNIEEKFLKTRLDEIYKSAGREKGCNLAFIVVKKRINTRYFVNKKKYPEPGTVVDDGVTLPERYDFYLVSQAIKQGTVSPTNYNVLHDSMGMNADKIQILTYKMTHMYYNWSGTCRVPVVCQYASYTSTSNTRTI, encoded by the exons atgaaaacagcggGCAAGCGG CTCAGCCACTGGCTGGCTGTTGGCTTGCTCAGACTCAAACTAATGGGTGCTCCATGGATGATAGAACTTCCTAGAAATGGATTGATGACCGTTGGATCTGATGTATGCCACTCGTCTAAGAGCAAAAACAAGTCATATGGCGCTTTTGTAGCAACTATAGATATGAAGTCCTCCACACGATATTTCTCTTCAGTTACTGAGCATATGAAGGGTCAGGAACTGtctaatcaaatattaatgaatatgaCATGTGCACTAAAGGCATATCGTGAGCATCATGGGAGTTTGTCCGATCGCATTCTCTTTTTCGGCGACTGTGTAGGTGATAGTCAGCTAAATCAA CGAAGGCCAGGTGTATTCAATATTGAGGAGAAATTCCTCAAAACTCGACTGGACGAGATCTATAAATCGGCGGGAAGAGAGAAAGGTTGCAACTTGGCCTttattgttgtaaaaaaaagaattaacaCACGTTactttgttaataaaaaaaaatatcctGAACCTGGAACCGTCGTCGACGATGGAGTCACTTTGCCCGAGCGTTATGATTTCTATTTGGTTTCACAGGCCATAAAACAAGGTACTGTTTCTCCAACAAACTACAATGTTTTGCATGACAGCATGGGTATGAATGCTGATAAGATACAAATACTAACGTACAAAATGACACATATGTACTACAATTGGTCTGGAACTTGCCGAGTTCCTGTAGTTTGCCAATATGCTAGCTACACAAGTACATCCAACACTAGAACCatttga
- the LOC133848931 gene encoding uncharacterized protein LOC133848931, giving the protein MNPARVRQPRITHPHPDLQRVRNEERPHHDYDRFIPPLVAARLQLENPLDVARFVQNLRIILQRQRVHFDMGDGDGVHVWSLRTPPRSTDQDGGGDEMRQEQHNPHPLTVNAELRLLVQADDVVI; this is encoded by the coding sequence ATGAATCCAGCACGAGTGCGTCAGCCACGCATCACGCATCCGCATCCGGATCTGCAGAGGGTGCGAAATGAGGAGCGACCACATCATGACTATGATCGTTTCATACCACCGCTGGTGGCAGCTCGACTACAGCTTGAGAATCCATTGGATGTGGCACGATTCGTGCAGAATTTACGCATCATCTTACAGCGTCAACGTGTCCACTTCGATATGGGCGACGGCGACGGTGTTCATGTGTGGAGCTTGCGGACACCGCCACGTTCCACCGATCAGGATGGCGGTGGCGATGAGATGAGACAAGAGCAGCACAATCCACATCCATTGACTGTGAACGCCGAGTTGAGACTTCTTGTGCAGGCAGACGATGTGGTCATCTGA